One Aphidius gifuensis isolate YNYX2018 linkage group LG3, ASM1490517v1, whole genome shotgun sequence DNA window includes the following coding sequences:
- the LOC122853049 gene encoding uncharacterized protein LOC122853049 has product MTSCCGAAVILIAIFSSIFYLTTPYYEPTISDVGWAAWYAAKDTVTSVVDKFLGSGHVKDPTLNCQEWKDDSGSSIYCFTHKKPHENDFMFSYAGCAACVFLLFGVLSNNKLLVLLGFLGKLAVDIAWPMMIINDKYDSSSFGIYFIQHLTSREAIPSLWFFHICVKSISCIVILSFISTMSSKNAPRRSPNYNYVP; this is encoded by the exons ATGACTTCCTGTTGTGGAGCTGCGGTGATCCTGATTGCCATTTTTTCATca ATATTCTATTTGACAACACCATATTATGAGCCAACAATTAGTGATGTAGGATGGGCTGCATGGTATGCTGCAAAAGACACAGTCACTAGTGTTGTTGATAAGTTTTTAGGATCTGGTCATGTAAAAGATCCAACACTAAATTGTCAGGAATGGAAAGATGATTCAGGCTCAAGCATTTATTGTTTCACTCACAAGAAACCACATGAAAATGATTTCATGTTTTCATATGCTGGTTGTGCTGCATGtgtatttcttttatttggtGTTCTTTCA aacaaCAAGTTACTTGTGTTACTTGGATTTCTTGGAAAATTGGCAGTTGATATTGCTTGGCCAATGATGATTATCAACGACAAATATGACTCATCATCTTTTGGAATTTATTTCATACAACATTTAACTAGCAGAGAAGCAATACCTTCATTGTGGTTTTTCCATATTT GTGTCAAATCAATTTCTTGTATTGTTATATTGTCATTCATCTCGACAATGAGCAGTAAAAATGCACCAAGACGAAGTCCTAATTACAATTACGTTCCATAA
- the LOC122851071 gene encoding uncharacterized protein LOC122851071, protein MKMIFFLTPQIEPSIKTVDHNNLLNATEIQNEIKNRPELWFKFYLEPIECENGDCYTYVEIVHYDPHIIDRIFQISAMILSGCLFIGAYNYKKLPLLIGLVGLIIVDLSWQYIIERMEYKTSCFGLVLIPSKTLFMIILFLSFIKMYFCLVIYNLYFQLKHNIMLLPVHHEIIY, encoded by the exons ATGAAA atgatattttttttgacaccaCAAATTGAACCTTCAATAAAAACAGTTGATCATAATAATCTTTTAAATGCAACtgaaatacaaaatgaaattaaaaatcgtCCAGAATTatggtttaaattttatttagaaccAATTGAATGTGAAAATGGAGATTGTTATACATATGTTGAAATTGTTCATTATGATCCTCATATTATTGATcgtatttttcaaatttctgcTATGATTTTAAGTGGATGCTTATTTATTGGTGCTTACAAC taCAAAAAATTACCCTTACTGATTGGTCTTGTtggattaattattgttgatctTTCGTGGCAATATATCATTGAACGTATGGAGTATAAAACTTCATGTTTTGGACTTGTGTTGATCCCTAGCAAGACTTTATTTATGatcattttatttctctcaT ttattaaaatgtatttttgccTTGTTATATACAACTTGTACTTTCAATTGAAGCATAATATTATGCTTTTACCAGTACATCacgaaattatatattaa
- the LOC122853044 gene encoding putative uncharacterized protein DDB_G0282133: MTMTSIAVGPASLGTPPPMLTTKRYHLQQDMTPNSSSPTPTKNYETLSKGKKSWSVRLGLSRQHQTSDDATKNWGTISGGSALSRQMLYGEPWLYGTVRSTRGCIEHCNFLTASPTTTTTTTVLPSQLTGSPILVICSCPEFLSGTTRKLGNCKKCGGHRLARIPLGGTCRIPETSSRIRPSLAGVLRPSVDDPYDLMRRNRLVEPRSRAKSISPHRQTNQRDTRSQSVIRSTIKERKTTAENVSRSEWFDTNINYDNSCHNKTRLSTPSSMSKNEWTINDQTDDTSTRNTTTNLLKINKKNRSWQQDPSSVSSSGTMINQDNWNDKIIQNNNSINNNSNNNIDSRKSILECNVNPYLLVKKKNQDDDDDLSDDLSDNELEHSVNVSSSLFDPSKVKSIERLPNHSSVAAIGGQRIRVFTEIRELSSDDDNNNNNSNNDLPLTRIPIPKISPKRPPRKQKENKFIIKSILKRGKTDGCNKKNVFFNINNVILTPEKSNGIITTLKKYKNMKNNKDDKNNKLINETNNNNSNSNNNNKIQQDKPKFITIPNIKDLKRTEKIRENKNHEIKIVPDVKIYPKIERKIIIDNNKNNNKIKPPEVPIRNKRINEKIDKDNDDNVNIINSNDNDNESLIKNINDDDDILMKNEIIRNEDETDLEIEIEELKDQQLPDIGSDEKKLLLKANDNNKRSSLTRSQSDRSLEKLDNLSSSIQYLDTMRLSLRRAKDSKEDNIILPISSEIIIKPIESTTKTTKTTTTSTTSNELPQEYFRKMRPTSWSPPPTGKSKHSSSRERTSDPGPFDNKIIISNDSSTTDKNTWCSNDTDNKSKINIISPLVENNNICKITVTPKSSPLIHRLQVGSNDTQKITSRRTSILINGDSTNDNDNIKNNNKVTISVGGENSVCNPTVISVNSTTPPKIKNSIENNRTLVILDNYKSNIVLESSIDDNNINKKLNTDDNINNNKDKDVIIKNNNDYLDNSLTKESMISKLLEDSLKKARENGEILDESSGEAILRILKQSLLKNKQYESSELIIKNDDNNNYKKLPIDNSNIDFVRKNLFLDENPYEIIKEPIYEEIPDEPPPLPLSPPPIEDFIKDKIYLQNDYKESYYKKVNAGQYLGSYLTNNLFVNNKNSTDIIETNVDNYLTKNSDEFFDQTTSVSLSSSASSSSDGNLTKKFELLNFLMDSKERPVTVEEDELVVDEEEEEEEDDDEDEDDDEDVDDTEGDLEALYEQKETSMGDLSSKSSQISNVSDSSEECNIILTSSTEASKTRTVDIERTDSGVGSESSQASSSSRGVARRWRTGNATISSGPASLLGGIPQVISADAKLCEDCEQRLDPLITDSGVVYAPFVCRKCSKKRAERKEIITEIVETEQKYGRDLRIILEEFHRPMLRAGLLTQEQLSAIFLNVEELLEHNLMLADKLKEAVELSQVSGDEDLINVDLGKIFLESERMLHAFESYCTRQGGASLLLQNLEKEKELLRIFLKVSQMENTVLRRMNLNSFLMVPVQRVTKYPLLLARLLKATPSVRSDVQDARKKLEQAQSNIELHLEHMNAEAKDVTSTKLWRRISIIQNGRRSNGEQDIVNIKMRKMAVEILEWAHEEARFVLEGRLLVAQPTDNNWKRGRTVKLAPVTAMLVTNGKSNTEFLDSNDDSLFPRQIGIKEATLLLVKEKIGRYSLLREPLCLDKCIVCCETDLEDYFEIQELSTKETFIFKAEDGARTKRWCRTLQAHAQSLGSWRRRRGALPNIMICGVARS; encoded by the exons ATGACCATGACGAGCATCGCTGTCGGGCCGGCTAGCCTCGGCACGCCTCCTCCGATGCTAACGACAAAGAGATATCATCTTCAGCAAGACATGACCCCAAACTCCTCGTCACCAACGCCAACCaag AACTATGAAACGTTgagtaaaggaaaaaaatcatGGAGTGTACGTCTTGGTTTATCACGTCAACATCAAACATCAGATGATGCAACTAAAAATTGGGGTACAATAAGTGGTGGTAGTGCATTATCACGACAAATGTTGTATGGTGAACCATGGTTATATGGTACTGTTAGATCAACAAGAGGATGTATTGaacattgtaattttttaacagcatcaccaacaacaacaacaacgacaacagTATTACCATCACAATTAACTGGTTCACCAATACTTGTTATATGCTCATGTCCAGAATTTTTAAGTGGTACTACAAGAAAATTAggtaattgtaaaaaatgtgGTGGTCACAGACTTGCAAGAATACCATTGGGTGGTACATGTAGAATACCCGAAACATCATCAAGAATAAGACCAAGTCTTGctg GTGTATTGAGGCCATCAGTTGATGATCCATATGATTTAATGCGACGTAATCGTTTAGTTGAACCACGTTCACGTGCAAAAAGTATATCACCTCATCGTCAAACAAATCAACGTGATACAAGAAGTCAAAGTGTTATACGTTCAACAATTAAAGAACGTAAAACAACAGCTGAAAATGTATCAAGAAGTGAATGGTTTGATACAAATATTAACTATGATAATTCTTGTCATAATAAAACACGTTTATCAACACCATCATCAATGTCCAAAAATGAATGGACTATTAATGATCAAACTGATGATACATCAACAagaaatacaacaacaaatttattaaaaataaataaaaaaaatcgctCATGGCAACAAGATCCAAGTAGTGTATCATCATCTGGTACAATGATTAATCAAGATAATtggaatgataaaataatacaaaataataattcaattaataacaatagcaataataatattgattcaaGAAAAAGTATACTTGAATGTAATGTTAATCCATAtttacttgttaaaaaaaaaaatcaagatgacgatgatgatttGAGTGATGATTTATCAGACAATGAACTTGAACACAGTGTTAATGTATCATCAAGTTTATTTGATCCATCAAAagttaaatcaattgaaagaTTACCAAATCACAGTTCAGTTGCTGCAATTGGTGGACAAAGAATACGTGTTTTTACTGAAATTAGAGAATTATCATCTGATgatgataacaataataataatagtaataatgattTACCATTAACACGTATACCAATTCCAAAAATATCACCCAAAAGACCACcaagaaaacaaaaagaaaataaatttattataaaaagtatattaaaacGTGGTAAAACAGAtggttgtaataaaaaaaatgttttttttaatataaataatgttatattaacacctgaaaaatcaaatggcataataacaacattaaaaaaatataaaaatatgaaaaataataaagatgataaaaataataaattaattaatgaaacaaataataataatagtaatagtaataataataataaaattcaacaagataaaccaaaatttataacaattccaaatataaaagatttaaaaCGTACTGAAAAAatacgagaaaataaaaatcatgaaataaaaattgtaccagatgttaaaatatatccaaaaattgaacgtaaaattattattgataataataaaaataataataaaattaaacctCCAGAAGTGCCTATTAGAAATAAAcgtattaatgaaaaaattgataaagataatgatgataatgttaatataattaatagtaatgataatgataatgaaagtttaattaaaaatattaatgatgatgatgatattttgatgaaaaatgaaattattagaAACGAGGACGAGACTGATTTGgaaattgaaattgaagaaCTCAAGGATCAACAACTACCCGACATTGgtagtgatgaaaaaaaattattactcaaGGCTAATG ataatAACAAAAGATCAAGTTTAACAAGAAGTCAAAGTGACAGATCATTGGAAAAACtagataatttatcatcaagtatTCAATATTTGGATACAATGCGACTGAGTTTACGTCGAGCCAAAGATTCTAAAGAAGACAACATAATATTGCCAATATCaagtgaaataattattaaaccaatcgaatcaacaacaaaaacaacaaaaacaacaacaacatcaacaacatcaaatgAATTGCCACAAGAATATTTTCGTAAAATGAGACCAACAAGTTGGTCACCACCACCAACCGGTAAATCAAAACATTCATCATCACGTGAGCGTACAAGTGATCCAGGAccatttgacaataaaattataatatcaaatgACTCCTCAAcaactgataaaaatacatgGTGTAGCAATGATactgataataaatcaaaaataaatataatatcaccacttgttgaaaataataatatatgtaaaataacaGTTACACCAAAATCATCACCATTGATACATCGTTTACAAGTTGGTAGTAATGatacacaaaaaataacatcaagaagaacatcaatattaataaatggtgATTCAACAaatgacaatgataatattaaaaataataataaagttacaATAAGTGTTGGTGGTGAAAATAGTGTTTGTAATCCAACAGTTATATCAGTTAATTCAACAACACcaccaaaaattaaaaactccATTGAAAATAATCGTACACTTGTTatacttgataattataaatcaaatattgtacttgaatcatcaattgacgataataatattaataaaaaattaaatactgatgataatatcaataataacaaagataaagatgtaattattaaaaataataatgattatttggATAATTCTTTAACAAAAGAATCAatgatatcaaaattattagagGATTCATTAAAAAAGGCTCGTGAAAATGGTGAGATACTTGATGAAAGTAGTGGTGAAGCAATATTACGTATATTAAaacaaagtttattaaaaaataaacaatatgaaagttcagaattaataattaaaaatgatgataataataattataaaaagctaccaattgataattcaaatattgattttgtaagaaaaaatttatttttagatgaaaatccatatgaaataataaaagaaccAATTTATGAAGAAATACCAGATGAaccaccaccattaccacTAAGTCCACCACCAATTGAAGattttataaaagataaaatatatttacaaaatgattataaagaatcatattataaaaaagttaatgcTGGACAATATTTAGGttcatatttaacaaataatttatttgttaataataaaaattctacagatattattgaaacaaatgttgataattatttaactaaaaatagtgatgaattttttgatcaaaCAACATCAGtatcattgtcatcatcagcatcatcatcatctgatggtaatttaactaaaaaatttgaattattaaattttttgatggaTTCAAAAGAACGTCCAGTGACTGTTGAAGAAGATGAATTAGTAgtagatgaagaagaagaggaagaagaagatgatgatgaagatgaggatgatgatgaagatgttgATGATACTGAAGGAGATCTTGAGGCACTTTATGAACAAAAAGAAACAAGTATGGGTGATTTAAGTTCAAAAAGTTCGCAAATATCAAATGTCTCAGACAGCAGTGAAGAATGTAATATCATTCTTACCAGTTCAACAGAAGCATcaaag ACACGGACAGTGGATATTGAAAGAACTGACAGTGGTGTTGGATCTGAGAGCAGTCAAGCAAGTAGCAGTAGCCGCGGCGTCGCGAGACGATGGCGAACAGGAAATGCCACCATCTCTTCTGGTCCGGCTAGTTTACTTGGTGGAATCCCACAGGTCATATCCGCTGATGCGAAACTCTGTGAGGATTGTGAGCAACGCTTAGATCCCCTAATCACTGATAG tGGAGTCGTTTACGCACCTTTCGTTTGTCGAAAGTGCTCAAAAAAACGAGcagaaagaaaagaaataataactGAAATTGTTGAAACTGAACAAAAATATGGTAGAGATTTAAGAATAATTCTTGAAGAATTTCATCGACCAATGTTGAGAGCTGGATTATTAACACAAGAACAAttatcagcaatatttttaaatgttgaagAATTACTTGAGCATAATTTAATGCTTGCTGATAAACTTAAAGAAGCTGTAGAATTAAGTCAAGTATCTGGTGATGaagatttaataaatgttgatttaGGTAAAATATTTCTTGAATCAGAAAGAATGTTACATGCATTTGAAAGTTATTGTACACGTCAAGGTGGTGCAAGTTTACTTCTTCAAAatcttgaaaaagaaaaagaattattacgtatatttttaaaagtttcacAAATGGAAAATACAGTATTGAgaagaatgaatttaaattcatttttaatggtACCAGTACAAAGAGTTACTAAATATCCACTTTTACTTGCTCGTTTATTAAAAGCAACACCATCAGTACGATCAGATGTACAAGATGccagaaaaaaattggaaCAAGCTCAATCAAATATTGAACTTCATTTGGAGCACATGAATgct gAAGCCAAAGATGTTACATCAACAAAACTCTGGCGAAGAATATCAATCATTCAAAATGGAAGAAGATCAAATGGTGAACAAgatattgtcaatattaaaatgagaaaa ATGGCTGTTGAGATACTTGAATGGGCACATGAAGAGGCTAGATTTGTTTTGGAAGGACGTTTATTAGTTGCACAACCAACAGATAATAATTGGAAAAGAGGTAGAACAGTTAAACTTGCACCTGTCACTGCAATGCTTGTTACAAATggaaaa tcAAACACTGAATTTTTGGATTCAAATGATGATTCTCTATTTCCAAGACAAATTGGAATTAAAGAAGCTACATTGTTATtggtgaaagaaaaaattggcCGTTACTCACTTCTTCGT gaacCATTGTGTCTTGATAAATGCATCGTGTGCTGTGAGACAGATCTTGAAGATTACTTTGAAATTCAAGAACTTTCAACAAAagaaacatttatttttaaa gcTGAAGATGGAGCAAGAACAAAAAGATGGTGCAGAACATTGCAAGCACATGCACAATCATTGGGAAGTTGGCGAAGACGTCGTGGCGCACTTCCAAATATAATGATATGTGGTGTTGCAAGAAGTTGA